One part of the Paramormyrops kingsleyae isolate MSU_618 chromosome 2, PKINGS_0.4, whole genome shotgun sequence genome encodes these proteins:
- the traf1 gene encoding TNF receptor-associated factor 1 isoform X1, with protein sequence MAERPPGDLDGVLSAPGENEYPSGFPQNICDDVPQDKYLCSNCNNVLNKARQTKCGHRYCHACVTWLVRNNKNLVCKRCKEEDSSLENGNSILTPDTFFNDAAINKEISELKVHCANQGCTWRGILKNYEDHQCQCDFALIPCNIGCGQMVERRKLASHLVKGCPNNMSTCSSCSQAMSPAKLQKHTCQSQARDQKPAKTDKKEKNRQPSAARKKETCSFVEVGCTFKGNAEKVKEHEVSSHVAHLQLLLQIISNLQESVLASTRRGQESQGPYGQIAALGEAIANLQMWGTTDVEADGGNGGCNEASLAQSLQDGQATGLLVQRLEELQERVHISENIITVLNREVEKTQLGIAMLDQQNQTSRETIQELENQITEHQRSMVIKDILLNDLHQRITAQEEISYDGTFLWKVCNISQKMRDASTGRKSNHFSPAFYTSRYGFRVCMRLYLNGDGVGKGTHISLFFVVMKGEYDALLSWPFKHKVTFFLLDQNHKEHMIDAFRPDLSSSSFQRPVTEMNLASGCPSFCPLGKLRSPRHGYCKDDTLFIKCVVDTTS encoded by the exons ATGGCTGAACGACCTCCGGGGGATTTGGACGGTGTTTTATCTGCGCCAGGCGAAAATGAATACCCATCGGGTTTCCCACAAAACATCTGTGACGATGTCCCTCAAGACAAGTACCTGTGCAGCAACTGCAACAACGTGTTGAATAAAGCTCGCCAAACGAAGTGTGGCCATCGCTACTGCCACGCATGTGTAACCTGGCTGGTAAG GAATAATAAAAACTTGGTATGTAAGCGCTGCAAAGAGGAGGATTCAAGCTTAGAAAATGGCAACAGCATTCTGACACCTGACACT TTCTTCAACGATGCAGCTATTAACAAAGAGATTTCTGAGCTGAAGGTCCATTGTGCCAACCAAGGCTGTACCTGGAGGGGCATACTGAAGAACTATGag GATCACCAGTGTCAGTGTGACTTTGCTTTGATCCCTTGCAACATTGGCTGTGGTCAGATGGTGGAGAGAAGGAAGCTGGCCAGTCACTTGGTGAAGGGCTGTCCCAACAACATGTCCACTTGCTCCAGCTGCTCCCAGGCAATGAGTCCTGCAAAGCTTCAG AAACACACATGCCAGAGCCAAGCCAGAGATCAAAAACCAGCAAAAACAGATAAAAAAGAGAAG AATCGTCAGCCCTCAGCTGCAAGGAAAAAAGAGACTTGTTCTTTCGTTGAAGTTGGGTGCACTTTCAAG GGGAACGCTGAGAAGGTGAAGGAGCATGAGGTATCCAGCCATGTGGCCCACCTCCAACTCTTGCTTCAGATCATCAGTAACCTGCAAGAATCTGTATTGGCCTCCACGAGAAGAGGCCAGGAATCCCAAGGCCCCTATGGACAGATAGCAGCCCTGGGGGAGGCCATTGCTAATCTCCAGATGTGGGGAACCACGGACGTGGAGGCCGACGGAGGAAATGGAGGCTGTAATGAGGCCTCATTGGCCCAGAGTCTGCAGGACGGCCAGGCCACAGGTCTTCTAGTCCAGCGACTGGAGGAATTGCAGGAGAGGGTCCACATATCGGAGAACATCATCACAGTCCTGAACCGAGAGGTGGAGAAGACGCAGCTTggcattgctatgctggatcaGCAAAACCAGACCAGTAGAGAAACCATTCAGGAACTGGAGAATCAG ATCACGGAGCACCAACGGAGCATGGTTATAAAGGACATACTCCTGAACGATCTGCATCAGCGCATCACTGCACAAGAGGAGATCTCCTACGATGGCACGTTCCTCTGGAAGGTCTGTAACATCAGCCAGAAGATGAGGGATGCCAGCACTGGGCGCAAGAGCAATCATTTCTCTCCAG CATTCTACACATCACGCTATGGATTCCGGGTGTGCATGCGCCTTTACCTGAACGGAGACGGGGTTGGTAAAGGGACCCACATctccctgttctttgtcgtcATGAAAGGAGAGTATGATGCCTTGCTCTCCTGGCCATTCAAGCATAAG GTGACCTTTTTCCTGCTGGATCAGAACCATAAGGAGCACATGATCGACGCCTTCAGGCCAGACCTGTCTTCCAGCTCCTTTCAGAGGCCTGTCACAGAAATGAACCTGGCCAGCGGCTGCCCCTCCTTCTGCCCCCTGGGCAAGCTGCGTTCACCCAGGCATGGGTACTGCAAGGACGACACACTGTTCATCAAGTGCGTTGTGGACACCACTTCCTGA
- the traf1 gene encoding TNF receptor-associated factor 1 isoform X2: MAERPPGDLDGVLSAPGENEYPSGFPQNICDDVPQDKYLCSNCNNVLNKARQTKCGHRYCHACVTWLVRNNKNLVCKRCKEEDSSLENGNSILTPDTFFNDAAINKEISELKVHCANQGCTWRGILKNYEDHQCQCDFALIPCNIGCGQMVERRKLASHLVKGCPNNMSTCSSCSQAMSPAKLQKHTCQSQARDQKPAKTDKKEKGNAEKVKEHEVSSHVAHLQLLLQIISNLQESVLASTRRGQESQGPYGQIAALGEAIANLQMWGTTDVEADGGNGGCNEASLAQSLQDGQATGLLVQRLEELQERVHISENIITVLNREVEKTQLGIAMLDQQNQTSRETIQELENQITEHQRSMVIKDILLNDLHQRITAQEEISYDGTFLWKVCNISQKMRDASTGRKSNHFSPAFYTSRYGFRVCMRLYLNGDGVGKGTHISLFFVVMKGEYDALLSWPFKHKVTFFLLDQNHKEHMIDAFRPDLSSSSFQRPVTEMNLASGCPSFCPLGKLRSPRHGYCKDDTLFIKCVVDTTS, from the exons ATGGCTGAACGACCTCCGGGGGATTTGGACGGTGTTTTATCTGCGCCAGGCGAAAATGAATACCCATCGGGTTTCCCACAAAACATCTGTGACGATGTCCCTCAAGACAAGTACCTGTGCAGCAACTGCAACAACGTGTTGAATAAAGCTCGCCAAACGAAGTGTGGCCATCGCTACTGCCACGCATGTGTAACCTGGCTGGTAAG GAATAATAAAAACTTGGTATGTAAGCGCTGCAAAGAGGAGGATTCAAGCTTAGAAAATGGCAACAGCATTCTGACACCTGACACT TTCTTCAACGATGCAGCTATTAACAAAGAGATTTCTGAGCTGAAGGTCCATTGTGCCAACCAAGGCTGTACCTGGAGGGGCATACTGAAGAACTATGag GATCACCAGTGTCAGTGTGACTTTGCTTTGATCCCTTGCAACATTGGCTGTGGTCAGATGGTGGAGAGAAGGAAGCTGGCCAGTCACTTGGTGAAGGGCTGTCCCAACAACATGTCCACTTGCTCCAGCTGCTCCCAGGCAATGAGTCCTGCAAAGCTTCAG AAACACACATGCCAGAGCCAAGCCAGAGATCAAAAACCAGCAAAAACAGATAAAAAAGAGAAG GGGAACGCTGAGAAGGTGAAGGAGCATGAGGTATCCAGCCATGTGGCCCACCTCCAACTCTTGCTTCAGATCATCAGTAACCTGCAAGAATCTGTATTGGCCTCCACGAGAAGAGGCCAGGAATCCCAAGGCCCCTATGGACAGATAGCAGCCCTGGGGGAGGCCATTGCTAATCTCCAGATGTGGGGAACCACGGACGTGGAGGCCGACGGAGGAAATGGAGGCTGTAATGAGGCCTCATTGGCCCAGAGTCTGCAGGACGGCCAGGCCACAGGTCTTCTAGTCCAGCGACTGGAGGAATTGCAGGAGAGGGTCCACATATCGGAGAACATCATCACAGTCCTGAACCGAGAGGTGGAGAAGACGCAGCTTggcattgctatgctggatcaGCAAAACCAGACCAGTAGAGAAACCATTCAGGAACTGGAGAATCAG ATCACGGAGCACCAACGGAGCATGGTTATAAAGGACATACTCCTGAACGATCTGCATCAGCGCATCACTGCACAAGAGGAGATCTCCTACGATGGCACGTTCCTCTGGAAGGTCTGTAACATCAGCCAGAAGATGAGGGATGCCAGCACTGGGCGCAAGAGCAATCATTTCTCTCCAG CATTCTACACATCACGCTATGGATTCCGGGTGTGCATGCGCCTTTACCTGAACGGAGACGGGGTTGGTAAAGGGACCCACATctccctgttctttgtcgtcATGAAAGGAGAGTATGATGCCTTGCTCTCCTGGCCATTCAAGCATAAG GTGACCTTTTTCCTGCTGGATCAGAACCATAAGGAGCACATGATCGACGCCTTCAGGCCAGACCTGTCTTCCAGCTCCTTTCAGAGGCCTGTCACAGAAATGAACCTGGCCAGCGGCTGCCCCTCCTTCTGCCCCCTGGGCAAGCTGCGTTCACCCAGGCATGGGTACTGCAAGGACGACACACTGTTCATCAAGTGCGTTGTGGACACCACTTCCTGA